From Scleropages formosus chromosome 1, fSclFor1.1, whole genome shotgun sequence, a single genomic window includes:
- the LOC108931901 gene encoding beta-1,3-galactosyltransferase 2-like produces the protein MDSQGVVRSKNKSNKCQRTACFKWSQACLLVTFLVLCGATLVLNYLTVGSWSLIVKVRTLQWRQVIMPPTTFKTTIHRAPWKPLRPFDVLYPYKYHFILDEPEKCRSQSPFLVLVVPVAPRNRAVRDTIRRTWGNESLVPGVTIRRLFLLGLEDQKRGLQKELHAESKEHHDLLQANFLDSYLNLTIKTMVMMEWLVTRCPNASYAAKVDTDMFLNVDFLVNTLLDPHTVQPKQNYITGAVMRKARVRRKKSSKFYVPRSVYRRDTYPSYVLGNVYIFSMDLPVKILKASRHVRAFHLEDVYLGMCLKHLGIPPTFPPRSNLFYYRRIPYNRCRFVRLISTTKLNADEIDRYWRDFQKPHTHC, from the exons ATGGACTCTCAAGGCGTTGTaaggagcaaaaacaaaag CAACAAATGTCAGAGGACTGCCTGTTTTAAATGGAGTCAAGCCTGCTTGCTGGTAACCTTCTTGGTCCTGTGTGGTGCCACTCTGGTCCTGAACTACCTCACCGTAGGATCATGGTCATTGATTGTGAAGGTCAGAACCCTGCAGTGGAGGCAGGTGATCATGCCCCCCACCACTTTTAAGACCACCATCCATCGTGCACCCTGGAAGCCACTAAGGCCCTTTGATGTTCTCTACCCCTATAAGTACCACTTCATCCTTGATGAGCCTGAAAAGTGCAGGAGCCAGAGTCCTTTCCTGGTGCTTGTGGTACCAGTTGCACCGCGCAACCGGGCAGTTCGGGACACCATCCGTAGGACCTGGGGTAACGAGAGCCTGGTGCCGGGGGTGACTATCCGTCGACTCTTTCTGCTGGGACTAGAGGACCAGAAACGTGGCCTACAGAAAGAGCTGCACGCTGAGAGCAAAGAGCACCATGACCTGCTGCAGGCCAACTTTTTGGACAGTTATCTCAATCTGACCATCAAGACCATGGTGATGATGGAGTGGCTGGTCACCCGCTGCCCCAATGCCTCCTACGCTGCCAAGGTGGACACAGACATGTTTCTCAATGTAGATTTTCTGGTTAACACACTGTTGGACCCCCACACTGTACAGCCCAAGCAGAACTACATCACAGGTGCAGTCATGCGTAAAGCGCGGGTGCGGCGGAAAAAGAGCAGCAAATTTTATGTGCCTAGGAGCGTGTACCGCCGGGACACGTATCCCAGCTACGTCTTGGGGAATGTTTACATCTTCTCCATGGATCTTCCCGTAAAAATCCTGAAGGCATCTCGACATGTGAGAGCCTTTCATCTGGAGGATGTGTACCTGGGCATGTGCTTGAAGCACTTAGGGATCCCGCCTACATTCCCACCCCGGTCCAACCTCTTCTACTACCGGAGAATCCCTTACAATCGATGCAGGTTTGTTCGCCTTATTTCCACCACAAAACTTAACGCTGATGAAATTGACAGGTACTGGAGGGACTTCCAAaagccccacacacactgctaG